atttaaatgtaaatagaagatgtgtaatacaattagaatgcaacctacaaaaggtaatataaagtgcaatacaaagaatcgttttaatgttacatcagatacatagtatccaccgagtaaccaaggtactaaatatggtattggagaaaggagattagtaatgactgtagcaccccagaaactcatctgtccccatggtagtacataaccgaggaaagcagtggctatagtaagtagatataaaactaaaccagacatccaagcagtagttaaataactatagctggagttatacatacctcgagacatgtgtattaagatacacaagaagacgaaagaagcagttgttgcatgcaacatcctaaattcccatcctgctgctacctctctaactagatgttgaacactagcaaatgcacaagatgcttcagaagtatatcggaacgctaaagtgatacctgtaattatttggagtacaaaggtaattgcaactaagaaaccaaagttataagatgaatttagattgagagcacaccgataaaagacga
The sequence above is a segment of the Besnoitia besnoiti strain Bb-Ger1 chromosome Unknown contig00226, whole genome shotgun sequence genome. Coding sequences within it:
- a CDS encoding cytochrome b (encoded by transcript BESB_042580) yields the protein MCYNNTVGITLAFRYTSEASCAFASVQHLVREVAAGWEFRMLHATTASFVFLCILIHMSRGMYNSSYSYLTTAWMSGLVLYLLTIATAFLGYVLPWGQMSFWGATVITNLLSPIPYLVPWLLGGYYVSDVTLKRFFVLHFILPFVGCILIVLHIFYLHLNGSSNPAGIDSALKVAFYPHMLMTDAKCLSYLIGLIFLQTAFGLIELSHPDNSIPVNRFVTPLHIVPEWYFLAYYAVLKVIPSKTGGLLVFMLSTCQ